From the genome of Mustelus asterias chromosome 7, sMusAst1.hap1.1, whole genome shotgun sequence, one region includes:
- the zfand1 gene encoding AN1-type zinc finger protein 1 isoform X2 — protein MAELEVGQQCAVQHCQQLDFLPFVCDGCSGIYCLEHRSKDAHDCSEVCLRKPVKSEGTSSYKCTYKSCKAKELLPVICPHCEKNFCLGHRHQSDHDCEKQEVPKSRLVVPQQVVKETVVTNAVPLKKSRKGARNNATAAKVALMKMKLHAVGDKSIPQNERVFFQVFLPEGNKEKSRPMFFCSKWSIGKVVDNAASLLNLRNDNNILAAKKLRLCHSESGSALPMGQTLELWIANTDCPLINGGMIILEYLDNDCVKLENTNSYIE, from the exons ATGGCGGAGTTGGAGGTCGGGCAACAGTGTGCAGTGCAGCATTGCCAACAGTTAG ATTTTCTTCCATTTGTTTGTGATGGGTGTTCAGGAATATACTG TCTTGAACACAGAAGCAAAGATGCCCATGATTGTTCTGAG GTCTGTTTAAGAAAACCAGTGAAATCTGAAGGAACTTCTTCTTATAAATGTACATACAAAAGCTGTAAGGCAAAAGAACTCTTGCCAGTAATTTGCCCGCATTGTGAGAAAAACTTTTGTCTGGG GCATCGGCACCAGTCAGACCATGACTGTGAGAAACAAGAGGTGCCTAAATCACGTTTGGTTGTCCCTCAGCAAGTAGTTAAAGAGACTGTTG TCACAAATGCAGTTCCACTGAAGAAGAGTAGAAAAGGAGCAAGGAACAATGCAACGGCTGCAAAAGTAGCACTTATGAAGATGAAGCTACATGCTGTTGGAGACAAGTCCATTCCACAG AATGAGCGAGTGTTTTTTCAAGTGTTCTTGCCAGAAGGAAACAAAGAAAAAAGCAGACCGATGTTCTTCTGTTCCAAATGGAGTATTGGAAAAGTGGTCGATAATGCAGCTTCACTGTTGAACCTGAGGAATGATAACAATATTTTGGCAGCTAAG AAGCTGAGATTGTGTCACAGTGAATCAGGAAGTGCATTGCCCATGGGCCAAACATTGGAATTATGGATAGCAAATACTGACTGCCCACTGATCAATGGAGGAATGATTATCCTTGAATATTTAGACAATGATTGTGTGAAATTAGAAAACACAAACTCCTACATAGAATGA
- the zfand1 gene encoding AN1-type zinc finger protein 1 isoform X3 yields the protein MIVKMIRDEGAHEISSTQDFLPFVCDGCSGIYCLEHRSKDAHDCSEVCLRKPVKSEGTSSYKCTYKSCKAKELLPVICPHCEKNFCLGHRHQSDHDCEKQEVPKSRLVVPQQVVKETVVTNAVPLKKSRKGARNNATAAKVALMKMKLHAVGDKSIPQNERVFFQVFLPEGNKEKSRPMFFCSKWSIGKVVDNAASLLNLRNDNNILAAKKLRLCHSESGSALPMGQTLELWIANTDCPLINGGMIILEYLDNDCVKLENTNSYIE from the exons ATGATTGTGAAGATGATTAGGGATGAGGGAGCCCATGAAATCTCATCCACCCAGG ATTTTCTTCCATTTGTTTGTGATGGGTGTTCAGGAATATACTG TCTTGAACACAGAAGCAAAGATGCCCATGATTGTTCTGAG GTCTGTTTAAGAAAACCAGTGAAATCTGAAGGAACTTCTTCTTATAAATGTACATACAAAAGCTGTAAGGCAAAAGAACTCTTGCCAGTAATTTGCCCGCATTGTGAGAAAAACTTTTGTCTGGG GCATCGGCACCAGTCAGACCATGACTGTGAGAAACAAGAGGTGCCTAAATCACGTTTGGTTGTCCCTCAGCAAGTAGTTAAAGAGACTGTTG TCACAAATGCAGTTCCACTGAAGAAGAGTAGAAAAGGAGCAAGGAACAATGCAACGGCTGCAAAAGTAGCACTTATGAAGATGAAGCTACATGCTGTTGGAGACAAGTCCATTCCACAG AATGAGCGAGTGTTTTTTCAAGTGTTCTTGCCAGAAGGAAACAAAGAAAAAAGCAGACCGATGTTCTTCTGTTCCAAATGGAGTATTGGAAAAGTGGTCGATAATGCAGCTTCACTGTTGAACCTGAGGAATGATAACAATATTTTGGCAGCTAAG AAGCTGAGATTGTGTCACAGTGAATCAGGAAGTGCATTGCCCATGGGCCAAACATTGGAATTATGGATAGCAAATACTGACTGCCCACTGATCAATGGAGGAATGATTATCCTTGAATATTTAGACAATGATTGTGTGAAATTAGAAAACACAAACTCCTACATAGAATGA
- the zfand1 gene encoding AN1-type zinc finger protein 1 isoform X1: protein MGRRCSFFFFHLFHALPLVQGKILIDFLPFVCDGCSGIYCLEHRSKDAHDCSEVCLRKPVKSEGTSSYKCTYKSCKAKELLPVICPHCEKNFCLGHRHQSDHDCEKQEVPKSRLVVPQQVVKETVVTNAVPLKKSRKGARNNATAAKVALMKMKLHAVGDKSIPQNERVFFQVFLPEGNKEKSRPMFFCSKWSIGKVVDNAASLLNLRNDNNILAAKKLRLCHSESGSALPMGQTLELWIANTDCPLINGGMIILEYLDNDCVKLENTNSYIE, encoded by the exons atGGGAAGGAGGTGCTCATTTTTCTTTTTCCACCTTTTTCATGCTCTTCCTTTGGTACAGGGGAAGATATTGATTG ATTTTCTTCCATTTGTTTGTGATGGGTGTTCAGGAATATACTG TCTTGAACACAGAAGCAAAGATGCCCATGATTGTTCTGAG GTCTGTTTAAGAAAACCAGTGAAATCTGAAGGAACTTCTTCTTATAAATGTACATACAAAAGCTGTAAGGCAAAAGAACTCTTGCCAGTAATTTGCCCGCATTGTGAGAAAAACTTTTGTCTGGG GCATCGGCACCAGTCAGACCATGACTGTGAGAAACAAGAGGTGCCTAAATCACGTTTGGTTGTCCCTCAGCAAGTAGTTAAAGAGACTGTTG TCACAAATGCAGTTCCACTGAAGAAGAGTAGAAAAGGAGCAAGGAACAATGCAACGGCTGCAAAAGTAGCACTTATGAAGATGAAGCTACATGCTGTTGGAGACAAGTCCATTCCACAG AATGAGCGAGTGTTTTTTCAAGTGTTCTTGCCAGAAGGAAACAAAGAAAAAAGCAGACCGATGTTCTTCTGTTCCAAATGGAGTATTGGAAAAGTGGTCGATAATGCAGCTTCACTGTTGAACCTGAGGAATGATAACAATATTTTGGCAGCTAAG AAGCTGAGATTGTGTCACAGTGAATCAGGAAGTGCATTGCCCATGGGCCAAACATTGGAATTATGGATAGCAAATACTGACTGCCCACTGATCAATGGAGGAATGATTATCCTTGAATATTTAGACAATGATTGTGTGAAATTAGAAAACACAAACTCCTACATAGAATGA